One Algibacter sp. L3A6 genomic region harbors:
- a CDS encoding RNA polymerase sigma factor, with amino-acid sequence MEEQDFINDLRAGKQFAYGKLLDLFQQKVFATCISFVPNKEDAEDIAQDVFVEVFNSINKFKGNSKLSTWIYRITTNKCLEFIRKKNTKKRFAFLQSIMGNEIPMDKTKYFTEMNHPGVLLENKQKSETLFKAINQLPDAQRVVFTLSKIDGLSNQEVCDITEKSLSSVESLMFRAKKNLQDVLGDFYKNDMK; translated from the coding sequence TTGGAAGAACAAGATTTTATAAACGATTTAAGAGCAGGTAAGCAATTTGCGTATGGAAAGTTGCTAGATCTCTTTCAGCAAAAAGTGTTTGCAACTTGTATCTCGTTTGTACCCAATAAAGAAGATGCTGAAGATATTGCGCAGGATGTTTTTGTTGAGGTTTTCAATTCGATTAATAAATTTAAAGGGAATTCGAAATTATCAACTTGGATTTACCGAATTACCACCAATAAATGTTTGGAGTTTATTAGGAAGAAAAACACGAAAAAGCGTTTTGCCTTTCTGCAATCTATAATGGGAAATGAAATCCCTATGGATAAAACCAAATATTTTACAGAAATGAACCATCCCGGAGTTTTATTAGAGAATAAACAAAAGAGTGAAACGCTTTTTAAGGCTATAAACCAATTGCCCGATGCCCAGCGTGTGGTTTTTACGCTTAGTAAAATAGATGGGCTTAGTAATCAGGAGGTTTGTGATATTACAGAAAAAAGTTTGTCGTCGGTAGAATCGTTAATGTTTAGAGCGAAAAAAAACTTGCAAGATGTTTTGGGTGATTTTTATAAAAATGACATGAAGTAA